A genomic segment from Glycine soja cultivar W05 chromosome 20, ASM419377v2, whole genome shotgun sequence encodes:
- the LOC114403645 gene encoding transmembrane protein 45B-like, protein MLEGHQLLGFGFFVIGLWHFFNHIKLHALSSKSYSSTLWFPTKISRYLELHFIMASCTIFIASELFIAPIHHQPLDPDGTIPTTHLHNFEHSFMAMAFLVYAIFAIVLDRKCIKAQHELTNLLGALAFTQQFLLIHLHSRDHMGPEGQYHFLLQLLIIISLSTTLMGIGFPKSFLVCFVRSVSIIFQGVWLMVMGFLLWTPGFQAKGCFMHLEESDEYVVRCSDDESLHRAISLVNIQFSFLLIVVTIFGMSFYLILVKRYGEKVEYVFLTKEEHYGEEDGFVKPKVTIHLDNNIHVESQSQEKSMREQI, encoded by the coding sequence ATGTTGGAGGGACATCAACTTTTGGGCTTTGGCTTCTTTGTAATTGGTTTATGGCACTTCTTCAACCACATCAAGCTCCATGCTCTTAGTTCCAAGTCCTACTCATCAACCCTATGGTTTCCCACCAAAATATCCAGATACTTGGAGCTCCACTTCATCATGGCAAGCTGCACAATCTTCATTGCCTCGGAACTCTTCATTGCTCCCATTCATCACCAACCATTAGACCCTGATGGAACCATTCCCACCACCCATCTCCACAACTTTGAACACTCCTTCATGGCCATGGCTTTCTTGGTCTATGCCATTTTTGCCATAGTTCTTGATAGAAAATGCATCAAAGCTCAGCATGAGCTAACTAATTTGCTAGGAGCCTTAGCTTTTACACAACAATTTCTTCTCATCCACCTTCACTCTAGGGATCACATGGGACCAGAAGGCCAATACCACTTCTTGTTGCAACTTTTGATCATTATTTCTTTGAGTACAACCCTCATGGGAATTGGCTTCCCTAAGAGCTTCTTGGTCTGCTTTGTGCGTTCTGTCAGCATAATCTTCCAAGGTGTGTGGCTTATGGTCATGGGTTTCTTGCTTTGGACACCAGGGTTCCAAGCCAAAGGTTGCTTCATGCACCTTGAGGAGTCTGATGAATATGTAGTGAGATGCAGTGATGATGAGTCACTTCATCGTGCTATCTCCTTGGTGAACATTCAGTTCAGCTTCTTGTTGATTGTAGTCACCATTTTTGGCATGTCTTTCTACTTGATTCTGGTTAAAAGATATGGTGAGAAAGTGGAGTATGTTTTTCTGACAAAGGAGGAACATTACGGTGAAGAAGATGGCTTTGTGAAACCTAAAGTCACTATCCACCTTGACAATAACATCCACGTTGAATCCCAATCCCAAGAGAAAAGCATGCGAgagcaaatttaa